From Vidua macroura isolate BioBank_ID:100142 chromosome 8, ASM2450914v1, whole genome shotgun sequence, one genomic window encodes:
- the VSIR gene encoding V-type immunoglobulin domain-containing suppressor of T-cell activation yields the protein MGTASPRTGLLLAALCLLASHGGAAAFLVTTPYSRCVCPEGQNVTLSCRISGPLAERHDLLYKTWYFSSTGDQSCSDKRHIRNVTDKELRHDLSRHHELPGNASQKPPPGWQSGHHGVEFVLDHHGAFHIVVMNLTLQDSGNYCCYAVEVRREGHGKPHTMQVAHGFVELQIQRGKGGLQNCTFHTATGKDITAAVLATGACIVGILCLPLILLLIYKQRQAASSRRAHELVRMDSSAQGIENPVFEAVPSASAEPRPRPQLSYVASRLPSESGRHLLSEPNTPLSPPGPGDCFFPTLDPVPDSPNSLKA from the exons gaggggcagcagctTTCCTGGTCACCACGCCGTACTCGCGGTGCGTCTGCCCCGAGGGCCAGAACGTCACCCTGAGCTGCCGGATCAGCGGCCCCCTGGCTGAGCGCCACGACCTGCTCTACAAAACCTGGTACTTCAGCAGCACGGGCGACCAGAGCTGCTCCGACAAGAGGCACATCCGCAACGTCACCGACAAGGAGCTGCGCCACGACCTCAGCAGGCACCACGAGCTGCCGGGCAACGCCTCCCAAAAGCCGCCCCCGGGCTGGCAAAGCGGCCACCACGGCGTGGAGTTTGTGCTTGACCACCACGGCGCCTTCCACATCGTGGTGATGAACCTGACGCTGCAGGACAGCGGGAATTACTGCTGCTACGCCGTGGAGGTCAGGAGGGAAGGTCACGGCAAGCCCCACACCATGCAGGTGGCTCATGGCTTTGTGGAGCTGCAGATCCAgcgag gcaaaGGAGGGCTTCAAAACTGCACATTTCACACTGCCACCGGCAAAG ATATCACGGCTGCCGTGCTGGCCACGGGCGCCTGCATCGTGGGCATCCTCTGCCTgcccctcatcctgctcctcATTTACAAGCAGAGGcaagctgccagcagcagac GTGCCCACGAGCTTGTCAGGATGGATAG cagcGCCCAGGGCATTGAAAACCCCGTGTTCGAGGCGGTGCCGTCGGCCAGCgcggagccccggccccggccccagcTGTCCTACGTGGCTAGCAGGCTGCCCTCCGAGTCCGGCCGGCATCTGCTCTCGGAGCCCAacacccccctgtccccccccggGCCCGGGGACTGCTTCTTCCCCACCCTGG ATCCTGTTCCTGACTCACCAAATTCCTTGAAAGCCTGA